One Hyphomicrobium sp. CS1GBMeth3 DNA window includes the following coding sequences:
- the clpA gene encoding ATP-dependent Clp protease ATP-binding subunit ClpA, whose translation MPSFSKSLESSLHRALEFANERNHEFATLEHLLAALIDDRDAAAVMRACNVDLDQLRGRVTEYLDTELGNLVHKGAAEAQPTTGFQRVIHRAVVHVQSSGREEVTGANVLVAIFAERESHAAFFLQEQEMTRFDAVQYISHGIAKRAGMSEPRGVRGVEDEQASEAGEEKKPGQDALNTYCVNLNKKAREGRIDPLIGREQEVLRTIQVLCRRQKNNPLFVGDPGVGKTAIAEGLARKILRGEVPEVLKNATIFALDMGALLAGTRYRGDFEERLKAVMKEIENYPGAILFIDEIHTVIGAGATSGGAMDASNLLKPALQSGSVRCIGSTTYKEYRQHFEKDRALVRRFQKIDVKEPTVEDSIAILKGLKPYFEEFHKLKYTGEAIKAAVELSAKYIHDRKLPDKAIDVIDETGASQMLVPEGKRKKKITVKEVEATVATMARIPPKTVTKSDAEVLGNLDKDLKRLVFGQDKAIEALSAAIKLARAGLREPEKPIGCYLFSGPTGVGKTEVAKQLASLMGVELLRFDMSEYMEKHTVSRLIGAPPGYVGFDQGGLLTDGIDQHPHCVLLLDEIEKAHPDLFNILLQVMDHGKLTDHNGKSVDFRNVILIMTTNAGASDMARPPMGFNREKREGEDTEAVNKLFTPEFRNRLDAVVPFAGLPPEVIAKVVEKFIFQLEAQLADRGVMIELSEGAQKWIAEKGYDDKFGARPLARVIQEYIKKPLADELLFGKLEGGGTVKVLVQGKGEDSTLTFEIIPADPSKKTRVRDEDDEDDDEEGAEAALVEATPPRKALPGPREKKERGSRSSGGAVPSVPRKKED comes from the coding sequence GTGCCATCCTTCTCGAAGAGCCTCGAATCCTCGCTGCACCGCGCGCTCGAGTTCGCCAACGAGCGCAATCACGAGTTCGCAACGCTTGAGCATCTGCTCGCGGCGCTGATCGACGACCGCGACGCGGCGGCTGTCATGCGTGCCTGCAATGTGGATCTCGATCAGCTCCGCGGACGCGTCACCGAATACCTCGACACCGAGCTCGGCAACCTCGTGCACAAGGGCGCGGCGGAAGCGCAGCCCACCACGGGCTTTCAGCGCGTGATCCATCGCGCCGTCGTTCACGTGCAATCATCTGGGCGCGAGGAAGTAACCGGCGCCAACGTGCTGGTCGCCATCTTCGCCGAGCGCGAGAGCCACGCCGCGTTCTTCCTGCAGGAGCAGGAGATGACGCGCTTCGACGCAGTTCAGTACATCAGTCACGGCATCGCCAAGCGAGCGGGCATGTCGGAGCCGAGAGGAGTGCGTGGCGTGGAAGACGAGCAGGCGAGCGAGGCCGGCGAGGAGAAAAAGCCCGGCCAGGACGCGCTCAACACCTACTGCGTCAACCTCAACAAGAAGGCGCGCGAGGGGCGCATCGATCCCTTGATCGGGCGCGAGCAGGAGGTGCTGCGCACGATCCAAGTTCTCTGCCGCCGCCAGAAGAACAATCCGCTGTTCGTCGGCGATCCCGGCGTCGGCAAGACGGCCATCGCCGAGGGCCTGGCGCGCAAGATCCTGCGCGGCGAGGTTCCCGAGGTGCTGAAGAACGCCACCATCTTCGCGCTCGACATGGGCGCACTGCTCGCCGGCACCCGCTACCGCGGTGACTTCGAGGAGCGCCTCAAGGCGGTGATGAAGGAGATAGAGAACTATCCGGGTGCGATCTTGTTCATCGACGAGATTCACACGGTGATCGGCGCCGGTGCCACGTCCGGCGGCGCGATGGATGCCTCGAACCTTCTGAAGCCGGCGTTGCAGTCGGGCAGCGTGCGCTGCATCGGCTCGACGACCTACAAGGAATACCGCCAGCACTTCGAAAAGGATCGCGCGCTCGTGCGCCGCTTCCAGAAGATCGACGTCAAGGAGCCGACGGTCGAGGACTCGATCGCCATCTTGAAGGGGCTCAAGCCCTACTTCGAGGAGTTCCACAAGCTCAAGTATACGGGTGAAGCCATCAAGGCGGCGGTGGAGCTGTCGGCGAAGTACATCCACGACCGCAAGCTTCCGGACAAGGCAATCGACGTCATCGACGAGACGGGCGCCTCGCAGATGCTTGTGCCTGAAGGCAAGCGCAAGAAGAAGATCACAGTGAAGGAGGTCGAGGCTACCGTGGCCACCATGGCGCGCATCCCGCCGAAGACGGTGACCAAGTCGGATGCCGAGGTGCTTGGCAACCTCGATAAGGACCTGAAGCGGCTGGTGTTCGGCCAGGATAAGGCCATCGAGGCGCTCTCTGCCGCGATCAAGCTCGCACGCGCGGGCCTGCGGGAGCCGGAAAAGCCGATCGGCTGCTACCTGTTCTCAGGCCCGACCGGCGTTGGCAAGACCGAAGTCGCGAAGCAGCTCGCTTCGCTCATGGGCGTCGAGCTTCTGCGCTTCGACATGTCCGAGTACATGGAGAAGCACACTGTTTCGCGGTTGATCGGCGCGCCTCCGGGCTACGTCGGCTTCGACCAAGGCGGCCTCTTGACCGACGGAATCGACCAGCATCCGCACTGCGTGCTCTTGCTCGACGAGATCGAGAAAGCGCATCCGGACCTGTTCAACATCCTGTTGCAGGTCATGGATCACGGCAAGCTCACGGACCACAACGGCAAGTCGGTCGACTTCCGCAACGTGATCCTGATCATGACCACGAACGCGGGTGCATCCGACATGGCGCGGCCGCCGATGGGCTTCAACCGCGAGAAGCGTGAGGGAGAGGATACGGAGGCCGTGAACAAGCTGTTCACGCCGGAGTTCCGCAACCGACTCGACGCGGTGGTTCCGTTCGCTGGTCTGCCGCCGGAGGTCATCGCCAAGGTGGTCGAGAAGTTCATCTTCCAGCTCGAGGCTCAGCTCGCCGACCGCGGCGTGATGATCGAGCTTTCGGAAGGTGCGCAGAAGTGGATCGCCGAGAAGGGCTATGACGACAAGTTCGGCGCCCGCCCGCTCGCGCGCGTCATACAGGAGTACATCAAGAAGCCGCTCGCGGACGAACTGCTCTTCGGCAAACTCGAAGGCGGCGGCACGGTCAAGGTGCTCGTGCAGGGCAAGGGCGAGGACAGCACGCTGACCTTCGAGATCATCCCGGCAGATCCCTCCAAGAAAACGCGTGTGCGCGACGAGGATGACGAGGATGACGACGAGGAGGGCGCGGAAGCAGCCCTCGTCGAGGCGACGCCGCCACGCAAGGCGCTGCCCGGGCCGAGGGAGAAAAAGGAGCGCGGGTCGCGGTCCTCGGGCGGTGCCGTACCGAGCGTGCCGCGCAAGAAGGAGGATTGA
- a CDS encoding phasin family protein, protein MTAAAGIPMINNFQDFQKLGQNNVDTALKFFGDWNKGWQAIAAELTDYQKRAFEDGTATFEKLAGAKSLEQAFEIQSSFAKRAYEDYVQQLTKIGSMYTALAKDAYKPVEKAFQGR, encoded by the coding sequence GTGACAGCAGCAGCAGGCATCCCGATGATCAACAATTTCCAGGACTTCCAGAAGCTCGGTCAGAACAATGTCGATACGGCATTGAAGTTCTTCGGTGATTGGAACAAGGGTTGGCAGGCCATCGCGGCCGAGCTGACCGACTACCAGAAGCGCGCCTTCGAGGACGGCACGGCGACTTTCGAGAAGCTCGCCGGCGCAAAGTCGCTCGAGCAGGCTTTCGAGATCCAATCCAGCTTCGCCAAGCGTGCGTATGAAGACTACGTTCAGCAGCTGACCAAGATTGGCAGCATGTACACCGCTCTCGCCAAAGACGCCTACAAGCCCGTCGAAAAGGCCTTCCAGGGCAGGTAG
- a CDS encoding serine hydrolase: MATTVMRSMLLALALFAVVPALAQEARAQDAKQSKKKAAPEKQAAIVIDANSGKVLHASSADEPRFPASLTKMMTLYMVFEEIERGRLTFQSRVRFSERAVGMAPSKLGLKVGEEITVLDAVKVLVVKSANDVAVAVAEHIGGTEYQFARMMTERANQIGMRSTTFRNASGLPNPDQRSTARDMATLGMRLQDDFPQHYHLFSTASFTYGGKTYRTHNTLMLGFPGMDGIKTGYTRASGFNLVSSVRANGKHVVGAVFGGKTAATRNAHMRSLLFTALAKASTQRTRQQGSALVAEARPQKAPARAETARPPKTAMPPPARKPATIVAANAPPPAAPATAHDAIAEVLAEGDESTFAEATSSAAVLPPPRLDLEALRAAMSETEAEAEQQTETVTASNAAPQDINGLIRDSVVDGASDNRSAPTVRTLSDAGAAAPSVRQPSTLAAQATMLAGLTTPAQAARPKPPVPQFQPAPTGAGYAIQIGAYLSPEDAQAKLNTVRSRAAGLLEGHHDITIPVHRDNRLIYRARFVSFDEGGASNACLELRRLAIDCFVMKAD; this comes from the coding sequence TTGGCGACCACCGTCATGCGATCGATGCTTCTGGCGCTCGCCCTGTTCGCGGTCGTGCCTGCGCTCGCGCAGGAAGCGCGCGCCCAGGATGCCAAGCAGAGCAAGAAGAAGGCCGCTCCAGAGAAGCAGGCCGCGATCGTCATTGACGCCAACAGCGGCAAGGTCCTTCACGCCTCATCGGCCGATGAGCCCCGGTTCCCGGCCTCGCTGACCAAGATGATGACCCTCTACATGGTCTTCGAGGAGATCGAGCGGGGGCGGCTCACGTTCCAGAGTCGAGTTCGTTTCAGCGAGCGCGCCGTCGGCATGGCGCCGTCCAAGCTCGGCCTCAAGGTCGGCGAGGAGATCACGGTGCTGGACGCCGTCAAGGTGCTGGTCGTGAAGTCGGCCAACGACGTTGCCGTTGCGGTTGCCGAGCACATCGGCGGCACGGAATACCAATTCGCGCGCATGATGACCGAGCGCGCGAACCAGATCGGCATGAGATCAACGACGTTCCGCAACGCCTCGGGCTTGCCGAACCCCGATCAGCGCTCGACCGCGCGGGACATGGCGACGCTCGGCATGAGGCTGCAGGATGACTTCCCGCAGCACTATCATCTCTTCTCCACCGCCTCGTTCACCTACGGCGGCAAGACCTATCGCACGCACAACACGCTGATGCTCGGGTTCCCGGGCATGGACGGCATCAAGACCGGCTACACGCGCGCCTCCGGCTTCAACCTGGTTTCGTCCGTGCGCGCCAACGGAAAGCACGTCGTCGGCGCCGTGTTCGGCGGCAAGACGGCCGCTACGCGCAACGCGCATATGCGCTCGCTGCTGTTCACCGCCCTCGCGAAGGCCTCGACACAGAGGACGCGTCAGCAGGGCTCCGCCCTCGTTGCCGAAGCGCGTCCGCAGAAAGCCCCCGCACGCGCCGAGACGGCCCGGCCGCCAAAGACCGCGATGCCGCCGCCTGCGAGAAAGCCCGCAACTATCGTGGCGGCCAATGCTCCGCCGCCGGCAGCCCCTGCAACTGCGCATGACGCCATCGCGGAGGTTCTGGCCGAGGGTGACGAATCCACCTTTGCCGAGGCAACGTCCTCGGCGGCCGTCCTGCCGCCGCCGCGCCTCGACCTCGAGGCCCTGCGTGCTGCCATGTCCGAGACGGAAGCGGAGGCGGAACAGCAAACTGAGACGGTCACCGCGTCGAACGCCGCCCCGCAAGACATCAACGGCTTGATCCGCGATTCCGTCGTCGATGGCGCATCCGATAACAGGTCCGCTCCCACCGTTCGCACGCTGTCTGATGCGGGTGCCGCGGCGCCTTCGGTCCGCCAGCCGTCGACGTTGGCGGCCCAGGCCACCATGCTCGCCGGGCTGACGACGCCCGCTCAAGCCGCGCGTCCGAAGCCGCCGGTGCCGCAGTTCCAGCCTGCGCCGACGGGTGCCGGCTACGCGATCCAGATCGGCGCCTACCTTTCGCCCGAGGATGCGCAGGCCAAGCTCAACACCGTCCGCAGCCGCGCTGCGGGGCTGCTGGAGGGCCACCACGACATCACGATCCCCGTGCATCGCGACAACCGCTTGATCTACAGGGCGCGCTTCGTGAGCTTTGACGAAGGCGGTGCTTCGAACGCCTGCCTCGAGTTGCGCCGTTTGGCAATCGACTGCTTCGTGATGAAGGCCGACTGA
- the clpS gene encoding ATP-dependent Clp protease adapter ClpS has product MAGKNGAGNDRGGEEGKTGLVTKTRPKTKKPSLYKVLLLNDDYTPMEFVVLVLEKYFSKGREEATRIMLHVHHKGVGICGVFTYEVAETKVTQVMDFSRQHGHPLQCTMEKE; this is encoded by the coding sequence ATGGCGGGCAAGAACGGCGCCGGCAACGACCGGGGGGGTGAGGAGGGCAAAACCGGCCTCGTCACCAAGACACGCCCGAAGACGAAGAAGCCGTCACTCTACAAAGTGCTGCTTCTCAACGACGACTACACGCCGATGGAGTTCGTGGTCCTCGTGCTGGAGAAGTACTTCAGCAAAGGACGCGAGGAGGCGACGCGGATCATGCTGCACGTTCACCACAAGGGCGTCGGCATCTGTGGAGTGTTCACCTACGAGGTCGCCGAGACCAAGGTGACGCAGGTCATGGACTTCTCGCGTCAGCATGGCCATCCTCTACAATGCACCATGGAGAAAGAGTAG